The genomic interval GGATGCTCTTCATGGTGGGCCAGAGGACCTACGATTTTGGGGTCAACCCTTCACCCAGTTGAAAACGGACGAATCGGCGGATGGTGATGTTTTCGCCCAGTTTGCCAATCATTTCATCCAGAATGTCTTTGACCGTCCGATCCGAATCCCGGATGTAAGTCTGTTCGAGGAGGCAGACCTCTGAAAAGAACCTTTCCAGTTTTCCCTCAACGATCTTATCAATGACCTTGGCAGGTTTTCCCGATTCGAGGGCCTGACTCCGGTAGATCTCCCTCTCCTTGTCCAGGACCTCGGGGGGGATTTCCTCCCGACGGATATATTGGGGGTTGGCCGCGGCGATATGCATGGCGATGTTCTTTACAAAATCTTGGAATTCGGCCGTCTTGGCCACGAAATCGGTCTCGCAGTTGATCTCGACGAGAACCCCCATCTTCCCGCCTGCATGGATGTAAGAGGCCACCAGGCCCTCCGTGGCCACCCGGCCCGCCTTTTTGGCCGCGGTCGCCAGCCCTTTCTTTCTTAAGTATTCGATGGCGGCCTCGATATTTCCGCCTGCCTGTTGAAGGGCCGCCTTACAATCCACAATGCCTGCCCCGGTCCGTTGTCTCAGATCTTTCAC from Thermodesulfobacteriota bacterium carries:
- the tsf gene encoding translation elongation factor Ts yields the protein MEISIELVKDLRQRTGAGIVDCKAALQQAGGNIEAAIEYLRKKGLATAAKKAGRVATEGLVASYIHAGGKMGVLVEINCETDFVAKTAEFQDFVKNIAMHIAAANPQYIRREEIPPEVLDKEREIYRSQALESGKPAKVIDKIVEGKLERFFSEVCLLEQTYIRDSDRTVKDILDEMIGKLGENITIRRFVRFQLGEGLTPKS